The proteins below come from a single Cricetulus griseus strain 17A/GY chromosome 6, alternate assembly CriGri-PICRH-1.0, whole genome shotgun sequence genomic window:
- the Stard7 gene encoding stAR-related lipid transfer protein 7, mitochondrial isoform X2, whose product MFPRRPPASLAAWLAGARGGGLLAVLANQCRFVTGLRVRRAQQIAQLYGRLYSESSRCVLLGRLWRRLRGPPGHASVLMAALAGVFVWDEERIQEEELQRSINEMKRLEEMSNIFQSSGVENHPPEPKTPAEGNEKSKDKEEPWEMVMDKKHFKLWRRPITGTHLYQYRVFGTYTDVTPRQFFNVQLDTEYRKKWDALVIKLEVIERDVVSGSEVLHWVTHFPYPMYSRDYVYVRRYSVDEENNVMVLVSRAVEHPSVPESPEFVRVRSYESQMVIRPHKSFDENGFDYLLTYSDNPQTVFPRYCVSWMVSSGMPDFLEKLHMATLKAKNMEIKVKDYISSKPLEMSSEAKATAPSSERKSEGSRGPARIEYA is encoded by the exons ATGTTCCCGCGGAGGCCGCCGGCCTCCCTGGCCGCCTGGCTGGCGGGCGCGCGGGGCGGGGGCCTGCTGGCCGTGCTGGCCAATCAGTGTCGCTTCGTGACGGGCCTGCGCGTGCGGCGAGCTCAGCAGATCGCGCAGCTCTACGGCCGCCTGTATTCGGAAAGCTCGCGCTGCGTCCTACTCGGACGCCTCTGGCGCCGGCTGCGCGGCCCTCCCGGCCATGCCTCTGTCTTGATGGCGGCGCTCGCCGGTGTCTTCGTATGGGACGAGGAGAGGATCCAGGAGGAGGAGTTGCAGAG GTCCATTAATGAGATGAAACGGTTGGAGGAAATGTCAAATATATTTCAGAGTTCTGGAGTTGAGAATCACCCTCCTGAACCAAAGACTCCAGCAGAAGGGAATGAAAAATCAAAGGACAAAGAGGAGCCATGGGAAATGGTGATGGACAAGAAACACTTCAAGCTGTGGCGGCGCCCTATTACGGGCACCCACCTTTACCAGTACCGAG TTTTTGGGACATACACAGATGTGACGCCTCGGCAGTTCTTCAATGTTCAG CTGGACACAGAGTACAGGAAAAAGTGGGATGCTCTTGTGATCAAGCTGGAGGTGATTGAGAGAGATGTCGTCAGTGGTTCTGAGGTTCTTCATTGGGTAACACATTTTCCT TATCCAATGTACTCAAGGGATTATGTTTATGTTCGTCGGTATAGCGTGGATGAGGAAAACAATGTGATGGTCTTGGTGTCCCG tGCTGTGGAACACCCCAGTGTGCCAGAGTCTCCAGAGTTTGTCAGGGTCAGATCCTATGAATCCCAAATGGTTATCCGTCCTCACAAGTCATTTGATGAG aatggCTTTGATTATTTACTGACATACAGTGACAATCCACAGACAGTGTTTCCTCGTTACTGTGTCAGTTGGATGGTTTCCAGTG GCATGCCAGATTTCCTGGAGAAGCTGCACATGGCCACTCTGAAAGCCAAGAACATGGAGATCAAAGTGAAGGACTACATTTCGTCTAAGCCTCTGGAAATGAGCAGTGAGGCCAAGGCCACTGCTCCGTCTTCTGAGCGGAAGAGTGAGGGTAGCCGTGGCCCGGCTCGGATTGAGTATGCTTAA
- the Stard7 gene encoding stAR-related lipid transfer protein 7, mitochondrial isoform X3, with protein MAKSCSIIHSYRAFPRVLDAVAQLALNSLCGSINEMKRLEEMSNIFQSSGVENHPPEPKTPAEGNEKSKDKEEPWEMVMDKKHFKLWRRPITGTHLYQYRVFGTYTDVTPRQFFNVQLDTEYRKKWDALVIKLEVIERDVVSGSEVLHWVTHFPYPMYSRDYVYVRRYSVDEENNVMVLVSRAVEHPSVPESPEFVRVRSYESQMVIRPHKSFDENGFDYLLTYSDNPQTVFPRYCVSWMVSSGMPDFLEKLHMATLKAKNMEIKVKDYISSKPLEMSSEAKATAPSSERKSEGSRGPARIEYA; from the exons ATGGCCAAGTCTTGCTCCATCATCCATTCATACCGTGCTTTTCCAAGAGTACTGGATGCTGTAgcccagctggctttgaactcactttgtgg GTCCATTAATGAGATGAAACGGTTGGAGGAAATGTCAAATATATTTCAGAGTTCTGGAGTTGAGAATCACCCTCCTGAACCAAAGACTCCAGCAGAAGGGAATGAAAAATCAAAGGACAAAGAGGAGCCATGGGAAATGGTGATGGACAAGAAACACTTCAAGCTGTGGCGGCGCCCTATTACGGGCACCCACCTTTACCAGTACCGAG TTTTTGGGACATACACAGATGTGACGCCTCGGCAGTTCTTCAATGTTCAG CTGGACACAGAGTACAGGAAAAAGTGGGATGCTCTTGTGATCAAGCTGGAGGTGATTGAGAGAGATGTCGTCAGTGGTTCTGAGGTTCTTCATTGGGTAACACATTTTCCT TATCCAATGTACTCAAGGGATTATGTTTATGTTCGTCGGTATAGCGTGGATGAGGAAAACAATGTGATGGTCTTGGTGTCCCG tGCTGTGGAACACCCCAGTGTGCCAGAGTCTCCAGAGTTTGTCAGGGTCAGATCCTATGAATCCCAAATGGTTATCCGTCCTCACAAGTCATTTGATGAG aatggCTTTGATTATTTACTGACATACAGTGACAATCCACAGACAGTGTTTCCTCGTTACTGTGTCAGTTGGATGGTTTCCAGTG GCATGCCAGATTTCCTGGAGAAGCTGCACATGGCCACTCTGAAAGCCAAGAACATGGAGATCAAAGTGAAGGACTACATTTCGTCTAAGCCTCTGGAAATGAGCAGTGAGGCCAAGGCCACTGCTCCGTCTTCTGAGCGGAAGAGTGAGGGTAGCCGTGGCCCGGCTCGGATTGAGTATGCTTAA
- the Tmem127 gene encoding transmembrane protein 127 isoform X2 gives MYAPGGAGLPGGRRRRSPGSSALPKQPERSLASALPGALSITALCTALAEPAWLHIHGGTCSRQELGVSDVLGYVHPDLLKDYCMNPQTVLLLRVIAAFCFLGILCSLSAFLLDVFGPKHPALKITRRYAFAHILTVLQCATVIGFSYWASELILAQQQQHKKYHGSQVYVTFAVSFYLVAGAGGASILATAANLLRHYPTEEEEQALELLSEMEENDPYPAEYEVINQFQPPPAYTP, from the exons ATGTATGCCCCTGGAGGCGCAGGGCTGCCGGGAGGGCGCCGGCGGAGGAGCCCGGGAAGCAGCGCTCTGCCCAAGCAGCCCGAGCGGAGCCTGGCTTCGGCCCTGCCTGGCGCCCTGTCCATCACAGCGCTGTGTACTGCTCTGGCGGAGCCCGCTTGGTTGCACATCCACGGAGGCACCTGTTCCCGCCAGGAGCTGGGGGTCTCGGACGTGCTGGGCTACGTGCACCCGGATCTGCTGAAAG ATTACTGCATGAACCCCCAGACAGTGCTGCTCCTGAGGGTCATTGCTGCCTTCTGCTTCCTGGGCATCCTGTGTAGTCTGTCTGCATTCCTTTTGGATGTCTTTGGGCCCAAGCATCCAGCTCTGAAGATTACTCGTCGCTATGCCTTTGCTCATATCCTCACTG TCCTACAGTGTGCTACCGTCATTGGCTTTTCCTACTGGGCTTCTGAGCTCATCCTGGCCCAGCAGCAACAGCATAAGAAGTACCATGGCTCCCAAGTCTATGTCACCTTTGCTGTTAGCTTCtacctggtggcaggagctggtGGAGCTTCAATCCTGGCTACTGCAGCCAACCTCCTGCGCCACTATCCAACGGAAGAAGAAGAGCAAGCGCTGGAGTTACTATccgaaatggaagaaaatgaccCCTACCCAGCAGAGTATGAAGTCATCAACCAGTTCCAGCCACCCCCTGCCTACACGCCCTAA
- the Tmem127 gene encoding transmembrane protein 127 isoform X3 — translation MNPQTVLLLRVIAAFCFLGILCSLSAFLLDVFGPKHPALKITRRYAFAHILTVLQCATVIGFSYWASELILAQQQQHKKYHGSQVYVTFAVSFYLVAGAGGASILATAANLLRHYPTEEEEQALELLSEMEENDPYPAEYEVINQFQPPPAYTP, via the exons ATGAACCCCCAGACAGTGCTGCTCCTGAGGGTCATTGCTGCCTTCTGCTTCCTGGGCATCCTGTGTAGTCTGTCTGCATTCCTTTTGGATGTCTTTGGGCCCAAGCATCCAGCTCTGAAGATTACTCGTCGCTATGCCTTTGCTCATATCCTCACTG TCCTACAGTGTGCTACCGTCATTGGCTTTTCCTACTGGGCTTCTGAGCTCATCCTGGCCCAGCAGCAACAGCATAAGAAGTACCATGGCTCCCAAGTCTATGTCACCTTTGCTGTTAGCTTCtacctggtggcaggagctggtGGAGCTTCAATCCTGGCTACTGCAGCCAACCTCCTGCGCCACTATCCAACGGAAGAAGAAGAGCAAGCGCTGGAGTTACTATccgaaatggaagaaaatgaccCCTACCCAGCAGAGTATGAAGTCATCAACCAGTTCCAGCCACCCCCTGCCTACACGCCCTAA